One genomic window of Sphingobacterium oryzagri includes the following:
- a CDS encoding hemolysin family protein, with amino-acid sequence MLTEIIIILALIIVNGILSASEIAIVSSRRARLQAAAEKNNQSARVALKLKDNPNQFLSTVQIGITLIGILTGFFSGGTISSYLAELFKQVTFIAPYAEQLSVILVVLVITYLSLVVGELVPKRIGMAIPETYSTLIAAPMQFISKVVKPFVWLLSVSTDAIVKLLNIKVAKNAVTEEEIKALVDEGVDSGVIENFEHDFMDRLLVLGDKRAQNLMVHRSDIACLDLQNTFEENKAIIRQSEHTEFPVIDGSFDQVKGVVHAKTFLQKYIDNHPIHLEELIQPIPFVNEKTYAYNVLNIFKNAKAQLAVVIDEYGIPQGIVSIKDIVRTLFGDMNATEDQHGEAHIRKREDGTYLIDGRIQLSDFLKYFQIYLDGEEEDDIGNVTTLGGLVFLTLDHVPEEGEYIYFKNYKIEVIDMDGNRVDKVLLSRQTNPTYAITANED; translated from the coding sequence ATGCTCACAGAGATTATCATTATTTTGGCCTTGATTATAGTAAACGGTATTTTATCTGCCTCGGAAATAGCCATCGTATCAAGCCGAAGAGCAAGATTACAGGCTGCTGCCGAAAAAAACAATCAATCAGCGCGGGTAGCATTAAAGCTGAAAGATAATCCGAACCAATTTTTATCCACTGTGCAAATAGGCATTACACTGATCGGTATTTTAACAGGTTTTTTCAGTGGTGGCACCATTTCCTCTTACCTTGCAGAGCTTTTCAAGCAAGTTACGTTTATCGCTCCCTATGCAGAGCAGCTTTCAGTTATATTAGTCGTTTTGGTTATCACTTACCTATCGTTGGTTGTAGGTGAGCTTGTTCCTAAGCGGATCGGGATGGCCATTCCCGAAACGTATTCTACATTGATCGCTGCACCGATGCAGTTCATTAGTAAAGTAGTTAAACCTTTTGTTTGGTTGCTGAGCGTGTCTACAGATGCCATTGTCAAACTCCTGAATATAAAAGTTGCTAAAAACGCGGTCACTGAAGAAGAGATCAAAGCACTGGTAGACGAAGGGGTCGATAGCGGCGTTATTGAAAACTTTGAGCATGACTTTATGGATAGGCTGTTAGTTTTGGGCGATAAGCGCGCGCAAAACCTTATGGTGCACCGCTCTGATATCGCCTGTCTTGATTTGCAAAATACATTTGAAGAAAACAAGGCGATTATAAGGCAATCCGAACATACGGAATTTCCGGTTATAGATGGTAGTTTCGATCAGGTCAAGGGTGTTGTACATGCAAAAACATTTTTGCAGAAGTATATCGACAATCATCCTATCCACTTGGAGGAGCTGATACAGCCGATCCCATTCGTCAATGAAAAAACCTATGCCTACAACGTTCTTAATATTTTTAAAAATGCGAAGGCGCAACTAGCCGTGGTTATTGATGAATATGGCATACCACAAGGTATTGTTTCCATAAAAGATATTGTGCGTACGTTGTTTGGTGACATGAATGCCACCGAAGATCAACACGGCGAAGCCCATATCCGCAAACGTGAAGATGGCACCTACTTAATAGATGGCCGGATACAGCTGAGTGATTTCCTGAAATATTTCCAGATATACCTTGATGGCGAAGAAGAGGACGATATAGGCAATGTCACGACGCTTGGCGGCCTGGTATTTTTAACCTTAGATCACGTGCCTGAGGAAGGTGAATACATCTATTTTAAAAACTACAAAATTGAAGTGATTGACATGGATGGTAATCGTGTCGACAAAGTATTGTTAAGTAGACAAACGAATCCAACATATGCCATCACGGCTAATGAAGATTAA
- a CDS encoding 1-aminocyclopropane-1-carboxylate deaminase/D-cysteine desulfhydrase — translation MLRFDFYSPEQEITLPLYDQKSVRVFIKRDDLIHPYISGNKWRKLKHPLQQAQHDKKTKLVTFGGAWSNHLLATACAGATFGFQTHAFVRGEAVSNTVLTLCNMFGMTLQFVDRTSYKNKQALFDQHFGYDEAAFFIDEGGYGASGVLGCSEMVAELTGNYDHIFCASGTGTTAAGILRGIQLQKLDSKLHGVPVLKSGEFIREEIARLGVSGSAEMALHTAYHFGGYAKTKPELIEFVKQFTRDTGILIEPTYTGKLFYALHDLLRNDQIDAGSRLLVVHTGGLTGLLGMLDKFSSTAEQ, via the coding sequence ATGTTAAGATTCGACTTTTACAGCCCCGAGCAGGAGATCACACTTCCGCTATACGATCAAAAATCTGTTCGCGTTTTCATCAAACGAGATGACCTCATACATCCTTATATATCAGGCAATAAATGGCGAAAATTAAAACATCCACTTCAGCAAGCACAACACGATAAAAAAACAAAATTGGTTACTTTTGGCGGGGCATGGTCTAATCATCTACTTGCCACGGCCTGCGCAGGCGCGACTTTTGGCTTTCAGACACACGCGTTTGTGCGTGGCGAAGCGGTGTCCAACACGGTATTGACGCTGTGTAACATGTTCGGAATGACCTTGCAATTCGTTGATCGCACGAGCTATAAAAATAAACAGGCGCTTTTCGACCAACATTTCGGATATGATGAAGCTGCATTTTTTATCGACGAAGGTGGCTACGGCGCAAGCGGCGTTTTGGGTTGTAGTGAAATGGTAGCAGAATTAACTGGTAACTACGATCACATTTTCTGTGCCAGCGGCACCGGCACCACCGCTGCCGGAATTCTGCGTGGTATTCAGCTACAGAAACTAGACAGTAAACTGCACGGTGTTCCGGTGTTAAAATCCGGTGAATTTATTCGCGAAGAGATTGCGCGCCTGGGAGTTTCAGGCAGCGCAGAAATGGCCTTACATACAGCGTACCATTTTGGTGGATATGCCAAGACCAAGCCAGAGCTTATCGAGTTTGTGAAGCAATTTACGCGAGACACCGGTATTTTAATAGAACCTACGTATACGGGAAAGCTTTTTTACGCACTGCATGATCTGCTGAGAAACGATCAAATTGATGCAGGCAGTCGTCTGTTGGTCGTGCATACGGGCGGACTTACCGGTCTATTGGGCATGCTGGATAAATTTTCTTCTACGGCGGAGCAGTAG
- a CDS encoding carbohydrate-binding family 9-like protein, which translates to MDKITVAHIAVNEGDLNYFTLENLMRGLPWQEIATVNWPDEYPEKPNVRFQIAHCNNALLLHYHVQENFVKAQYIRPNEPVYEDSCVEFFISFDNKQQYYNLEFNALGTGLIGYGPQTKALRNRLPAEAIEKVLTTSMVQNSQGKKTWDMILVIPVDLFTAHPITDLAGLSAHANFYKCGDGLPTPHFVSWAPIDAEKPNFHLPEFFGELYFE; encoded by the coding sequence ATGGACAAAATTACGGTAGCGCACATAGCGGTAAATGAAGGAGATCTCAATTATTTTACGTTGGAAAATTTGATGCGGGGGTTACCCTGGCAGGAGATAGCTACCGTAAATTGGCCCGATGAATATCCCGAAAAGCCGAACGTGAGGTTTCAGATTGCCCACTGCAATAATGCACTATTGTTGCATTATCATGTGCAGGAAAACTTCGTAAAAGCGCAATACATACGTCCGAATGAGCCGGTTTACGAGGATAGCTGCGTGGAATTTTTTATTTCCTTTGATAATAAACAACAGTATTACAATTTGGAGTTTAATGCTTTGGGTACCGGATTGATAGGCTACGGGCCACAAACGAAAGCCTTGCGAAACCGACTTCCGGCGGAAGCTATCGAAAAGGTATTGACGACATCGATGGTGCAAAATAGCCAGGGCAAGAAAACATGGGATATGATCTTGGTGATTCCTGTCGATTTATTTACGGCGCATCCGATTACCGATTTAGCAGGCTTGTCTGCACACGCTAATTTTTATAAATGCGGTGACGGATTGCCAACGCCGCACTTTGTATCTTGGGCGCCTATCGATGCTGAAAAGCCAAACTTTCATTTGCCCGAATTTTTCGGCGAATTATATTTCGAGTAG
- a CDS encoding FeoB-associated Cys-rich membrane protein — translation MDAIIQYIIIGVVFIAAVAYIVKRFLPSKRKGDACGKGCGCAMTTASPGPDTNRKR, via the coding sequence ATGGATGCAATAATTCAGTACATCATTATTGGTGTGGTTTTTATAGCCGCGGTAGCATATATTGTGAAGCGTTTTTTACCGTCAAAACGTAAAGGTGACGCTTGTGGCAAAGGTTGTGGCTGCGCGATGACAACGGCATCGCCGGGGCCGGACACGAACAGAAAAAGATAA
- a CDS encoding DUF5103 domain-containing protein, with the protein MNRVLTIRLWYLLIICIASSPTFAQKKKQKQRFERSPKQELTYDDNTYLPVIRSVQFYPAGKDNELPVYPIDGSSALLLTFDDLRADVRNYYFGIEHCDKDWTPSRATVLDYVNGFNEDRIEDFTASKGTFQPYTRYSASFPSNNTKPKLAGNYILKVYEDADKQRLILTRRFYVVNNLVNIAAQIQNSLQVDKRLSNQKLNVTLTTALTIANPQRDLSVLVMQNQRPDYMMRLQTPNFSGNNEFKYTDRETLDFKGNNEFRFVDLRSFRVASERMKTILIDSLPTVALYTDEDLHANSYASTFDENGRFYLRNRDLNDEDIDGDYATVNFSLKTDRETNGAIYLVGGFNNYQRRAENKMHYDEASHLWKLSIPLKQGLYDYAYIFEDERGGLQTDYFSGSHFQTGNDYQILVYVRRMGTYWDELVGFNEVSIHNRK; encoded by the coding sequence ATGAACAGGGTTTTGACTATCCGATTATGGTATCTGCTCATCATTTGTATTGCCTCCTCGCCTACTTTTGCGCAAAAGAAAAAGCAAAAGCAACGTTTTGAACGTTCACCAAAGCAAGAGCTGACTTATGATGACAACACCTATTTGCCGGTTATTCGTAGCGTGCAGTTTTACCCTGCTGGAAAAGATAATGAGTTGCCCGTTTATCCCATAGATGGTTCCAGCGCGCTATTGCTTACGTTCGATGATTTACGAGCAGATGTCAGAAACTATTATTTTGGCATTGAACATTGCGATAAAGATTGGACACCGAGCCGCGCTACGGTATTGGATTACGTCAACGGATTTAACGAAGACCGGATAGAAGATTTCACAGCGTCTAAAGGCACCTTCCAACCGTATACGCGCTACAGCGCCAGCTTCCCTTCCAATAATACCAAACCAAAGCTAGCTGGAAACTATATATTAAAGGTTTATGAAGATGCAGACAAGCAACGTCTTATCCTGACCAGAAGATTCTACGTGGTTAATAATCTGGTCAACATCGCGGCACAGATACAAAACTCCCTGCAAGTTGATAAACGGCTGAGCAATCAAAAGCTTAACGTCACGTTGACCACAGCCTTGACTATTGCTAATCCGCAGCGTGATCTGAGCGTGCTGGTCATGCAAAACCAACGTCCGGACTATATGATGCGTTTGCAAACTCCAAATTTTTCTGGGAACAACGAATTTAAATATACAGATCGTGAAACGCTCGATTTCAAAGGAAACAACGAATTTCGCTTCGTAGATTTGCGCAGTTTCCGTGTTGCCTCCGAGCGCATGAAGACCATACTTATCGACTCGCTTCCTACGGTAGCGCTTTACACGGACGAAGATCTTCACGCCAACAGTTATGCTTCGACGTTTGATGAAAATGGTCGGTTTTATTTACGAAACCGCGATTTGAATGATGAAGATATAGACGGCGACTATGCTACGGTTAATTTTTCGCTAAAAACAGACCGGGAAACAAACGGTGCCATCTACTTAGTAGGTGGCTTTAACAACTACCAGCGTCGTGCCGAAAATAAAATGCACTACGACGAAGCCAGCCATTTGTGGAAGCTAAGCATACCATTAAAACAAGGTCTTTACGACTATGCCTATATTTTCGAAGATGAAAGAGGCGGACTGCAAACCGATTACTTCTCTGGAAGTCATTTTCAGACGGGCAATGATTATCAAATTCTGGTATACGTCAGACGTATGGGCACGTATTGGGATGAGCTCGTGGGTTTTAATGAAGTGAGTATCCATAATCGGAAATAG
- a CDS encoding aminotransferase class IV: MSIQYINFDGQIIAEDEHIATVDNRALRYGDGLFETMLWKDGTIRFLELHIARLQRGMQTLQLEEIGKFDEYFLRSKVEELIRKNNMIGQQARVRLVVYRGGGGTYSPETNRPVYCLQVSRIAASLRDKKLGLIVDVYREFKKPFSDLSHLKSNNALIYVMAGIYKKRFAYDEVFLLNQEGNLCEALTSNIFVYYEKTLYTPALTEGCIAGTMRKVVMDMAADEGIPVIEAEISPEIMKQADEIFCTNAVQGVQWVMGYKQKRYFNRISRILQDKLQNWSYDTEA, encoded by the coding sequence ATGTCAATACAATATATAAATTTTGACGGGCAAATTATTGCCGAAGATGAGCATATCGCTACGGTAGATAACCGCGCTTTACGCTATGGTGACGGACTTTTTGAAACCATGCTTTGGAAAGATGGCACCATCCGCTTTCTGGAATTGCATATTGCGCGCCTGCAACGCGGCATGCAAACGTTGCAGTTGGAAGAAATCGGGAAGTTTGATGAATACTTCCTACGCTCAAAGGTTGAAGAACTCATTCGTAAGAATAATATGATTGGCCAGCAGGCACGTGTGCGCCTGGTCGTTTATCGTGGCGGTGGCGGTACCTATTCCCCGGAAACTAACAGACCTGTTTATTGTCTGCAAGTGTCGCGGATAGCGGCCTCCTTACGCGATAAAAAGCTGGGTCTGATCGTTGACGTTTACCGGGAATTTAAAAAGCCATTTAGTGATCTGTCCCATTTAAAATCAAATAATGCATTGATCTACGTGATGGCTGGTATCTACAAAAAGCGTTTTGCTTACGATGAGGTTTTCTTGCTTAATCAGGAAGGCAATTTATGCGAGGCATTAACCTCCAATATTTTCGTGTATTACGAGAAGACTTTGTATACACCAGCGTTGACAGAGGGTTGCATAGCGGGCACGATGCGCAAGGTAGTAATGGATATGGCGGCCGATGAAGGCATTCCCGTGATCGAGGCGGAAATCAGTCCGGAGATCATGAAACAGGCCGATGAAATTTTTTGTACAAATGCCGTGCAAGGCGTGCAATGGGTAATGGGCTACAAGCAAAAGCGCTATTTCAATAGGATATCACGCATATTACAAGATAAATTACAAAACTGGTCTTACGATACGGAGGCTTAA
- a CDS encoding glycoside hydrolase family 25 protein, with protein sequence MAKSKRTVKKKTQSAAAENRKFLLWSILIPSILVLLGAVILWRTDLSYTLKRWMYGDDEGKMHNADEHAQRNLGLMERHDDYIYGIDISQYQGRIKWLEVNTIHDKIPLDFVFIRATMGEKKQDKRFDENWAAAQSRTKLRGAYHYFRPNENSKRQARNFIRAVSLRPGDLPPVLDIEERPRSQPMDSLKVGLKRWLDEVEAHYHVQPILYSGDSYFTDFLEKEFSNYVLWIANYNFWVDKPKKHWHFWQFSEKGFVRGIDGYVDLNLFKGDIEELETLAIPY encoded by the coding sequence ATGGCAAAATCCAAGAGAACTGTCAAAAAAAAGACGCAAAGTGCAGCTGCTGAAAATCGAAAGTTTTTGCTTTGGAGCATCCTTATTCCTTCCATATTGGTTTTGCTTGGCGCTGTTATTTTGTGGCGCACTGATCTTTCCTACACCTTGAAGCGTTGGATGTATGGGGATGATGAAGGGAAAATGCATAATGCTGACGAGCATGCGCAGCGAAATCTGGGGTTGATGGAGCGCCACGACGATTACATTTATGGTATTGATATTTCGCAGTATCAGGGACGCATAAAATGGTTGGAGGTTAACACCATACATGATAAAATACCGCTGGATTTTGTTTTCATCCGTGCGACGATGGGCGAGAAAAAGCAGGATAAAAGATTTGATGAAAATTGGGCTGCAGCGCAAAGCCGTACAAAATTGCGGGGAGCGTATCATTATTTTCGGCCCAATGAAAATTCGAAACGCCAGGCACGTAACTTTATTCGGGCGGTTTCGTTGAGGCCGGGAGATCTGCCTCCGGTTTTAGATATTGAAGAAAGGCCTCGTAGTCAACCGATGGACTCCTTAAAAGTTGGCTTGAAGCGTTGGCTGGATGAGGTGGAAGCGCATTACCATGTCCAACCCATTCTTTACTCGGGCGATAGCTACTTTACGGATTTCCTGGAAAAGGAATTTTCCAATTATGTGCTTTGGATCGCCAATTATAATTTTTGGGTAGATAAGCCGAAGAAGCATTGGCACTTTTGGCAGTTTTCCGAAAAGGGTTTTGTGCGTGGTATTGACGGCTATGTCGATCTTAATCTTTTTAAAGGCGATATTGAGGAGCTGGAAACACTAGCTATTCCTTATTGA
- a CDS encoding phosphotransferase enzyme family protein → MLELNRSTLINSASQFAIDGDVDSLSRFGSGHINDTFRVKTNHVSGRSYLLQRINNQIFADVDGLMRNTNIVLEHLKKRLAVLGEDMVEKSTLTLIPTKTGSLYFDDTHGGYWRMFILLEGTKSYDIVETPEQAYAGGQAFGKFQKLLADLDANKLVEILPNFHNLDFRMHNLRLAIAADTLGRVQEVEDLLDFIMDRERPMRAILTRASNGELPLRITHNDTKFNNILLDQDDQVQCVIDLDTVMPGYVAYDFGDAIRTIINSAAEDEADLEKIKLNIPLFRAYTEGYIMEAKDFLTEPEIESLLEGVFLLPFMQAIRFLTDYLNGDTYYKIHYPLHNLVRTRAQVKLVQEMENHVDELAAILSSSVNTHI, encoded by the coding sequence ATGCTCGAACTTAATAGGAGTACATTAATCAATTCTGCTAGTCAATTTGCTATCGACGGTGATGTCGATAGTCTGAGCCGCTTTGGCTCGGGTCATATCAACGATACCTTTCGTGTAAAGACAAACCATGTATCGGGCAGGAGCTACCTGTTGCAACGGATTAATAATCAAATTTTTGCGGATGTGGATGGATTGATGCGGAATACGAATATTGTGCTGGAGCATCTAAAGAAACGGCTGGCCGTCTTAGGCGAAGACATGGTCGAGAAAAGTACCTTAACGCTTATACCCACAAAAACAGGCTCTTTATACTTTGACGATACACACGGCGGCTATTGGCGTATGTTTATCCTGCTAGAAGGAACAAAAAGCTACGACATTGTGGAGACGCCTGAACAAGCTTATGCCGGAGGGCAGGCTTTTGGAAAATTTCAAAAGTTACTCGCCGATCTGGATGCAAACAAACTTGTCGAAATCTTGCCCAATTTTCATAACCTGGATTTTCGAATGCATAATTTACGCTTGGCGATTGCTGCTGATACGTTGGGACGCGTGCAGGAGGTGGAGGACTTGCTCGACTTCATTATGGATCGCGAACGACCCATGCGTGCCATTTTGACGAGGGCGAGTAACGGGGAGTTGCCGTTACGCATAACACACAATGATACAAAGTTTAATAATATATTACTTGATCAAGACGATCAGGTGCAGTGTGTAATTGACCTGGATACCGTTATGCCAGGATACGTAGCTTATGACTTTGGAGATGCAATCCGAACGATCATTAATTCCGCTGCTGAGGATGAAGCGGATCTCGAAAAAATCAAGCTTAACATCCCGCTTTTTCGGGCGTATACGGAAGGATACATTATGGAAGCCAAAGATTTTTTGACCGAACCGGAAATTGAATCGTTACTGGAAGGTGTTTTCTTGTTGCCTTTTATGCAGGCTATACGCTTTTTGACTGATTATTTAAATGGCGATACCTATTATAAAATTCACTATCCTTTACATAATTTAGTACGCACAAGGGCACAAGTTAAGTTAGTGCAGGAAATGGAGAACCACGTTGACGAACTGGCAGCAATTTTATCAAGTAGTGTTAATACACACATTTAA
- a CDS encoding amino acid permease: METKTPENKTLKRGLSNRHIQLIALGGAIGTGLFLGIGQAAVLAGPSVILGYAIAGIIAFFIMRQLGEMVVQEPVSGSFSYFANRYWGSFAGYASGWNYWVLYLLVSMAELTAIGHYVQFWWPEIPLWVSSLFFFFVINALNLASVKVYGETEFWFSIIKVVAIIAMIIFGAYLLISGSAGEQATISNLTNDGGFFPKGWLSTAENGSYQGLLAALVMIMFSFGGLELVGITAAEAENPEKNIPKATNQVLWRILIFYIGSLVILFSLMPWRHITSETSPFVEVFASLKGMQFELFGNTYFFTNIIANVLNMIVLTAALSVYNSCVYSNSRMLFGLAEQGNAPKFLTKLNSNHSPINAILVSAGLVAVCIVINKIMPDKALEVLMSLVVSSLVINWIMISLTHLFFKKKLSERKEKSLFPTLFYPITNYISLLFLFGVLVMMWFTGLKISVELIPIWLVLLYITYLLVQRNKK, from the coding sequence TTGGAAACAAAAACTCCCGAAAATAAAACGCTTAAAAGAGGATTAAGCAACAGACATATTCAATTGATCGCACTCGGCGGTGCGATAGGTACTGGCTTGTTTCTAGGCATCGGTCAGGCGGCTGTTTTAGCTGGGCCGTCTGTTATTTTAGGTTACGCCATCGCCGGTATCATAGCCTTTTTTATTATGCGCCAGCTTGGTGAAATGGTCGTTCAAGAGCCGGTTTCCGGCAGTTTCAGTTATTTTGCCAATCGGTATTGGGGATCATTTGCAGGCTATGCTTCCGGCTGGAATTATTGGGTACTGTATTTATTGGTTAGTATGGCCGAACTTACGGCCATCGGCCATTATGTGCAGTTTTGGTGGCCAGAAATACCGCTATGGGTATCTAGTTTATTTTTCTTTTTCGTGATCAACGCCTTAAATCTGGCATCGGTTAAAGTGTATGGTGAAACCGAATTTTGGTTTTCTATTATTAAAGTAGTTGCCATCATTGCCATGATTATCTTTGGTGCTTACCTGCTGATAAGTGGCAGCGCTGGCGAACAGGCGACCATTAGTAACCTGACCAACGATGGCGGATTTTTTCCGAAAGGCTGGCTTTCAACGGCTGAGAATGGATCTTACCAAGGGCTTTTAGCAGCGCTGGTCATGATTATGTTTTCTTTTGGCGGACTCGAGCTGGTGGGTATTACTGCTGCGGAAGCTGAAAATCCGGAAAAGAATATCCCCAAAGCCACCAATCAGGTGCTTTGGCGTATTCTTATTTTCTACATCGGCTCGCTTGTCATCTTGTTTTCTTTAATGCCTTGGCGCCATATTACTTCAGAAACCAGTCCGTTTGTTGAAGTATTCGCAAGTCTGAAAGGTATGCAATTTGAGCTGTTTGGCAACACCTACTTTTTTACGAACATCATCGCAAATGTGCTGAACATGATTGTGCTAACAGCGGCCTTATCGGTGTACAACAGTTGTGTATATAGCAATTCGAGGATGCTATTCGGTTTAGCGGAACAAGGAAATGCGCCCAAATTTTTAACGAAACTAAACAGTAACCACTCGCCTATCAACGCCATATTGGTTTCCGCCGGACTCGTGGCCGTGTGTATCGTCATCAATAAGATCATGCCCGATAAAGCGCTGGAGGTGTTGATGAGCCTCGTGGTTTCGTCGTTGGTCATCAACTGGATCATGATTTCCTTAACACATCTTTTCTTCAAAAAGAAGCTGAGCGAGCGAAAAGAAAAATCCTTGTTCCCGACGCTCTTCTACCCGATCACAAACTATATCAGCTTGTTGTTTCTCTTTGGTGTATTGGTTATGATGTGGTTTACCGGATTGAAGATATCCGTCGAGCTGATCCCGATTTGGCTCGTCTTGCTCTACATTACCTATCTTCTTGTCCAACGGAACAAAAAATAA
- a CDS encoding RluA family pseudouridine synthase — MAEEIDFQDQEERELFEHLRIEADKGQALLRLDKFLMNRVENTSRNRIQTAIDAESVLVNGKIAKASYKIKPLDVVTMVLPDPPRDMEVYPENIPLNIAYEDDDVLIVNKEPGMVVHPGYNNYTGTLVNALTYHLSQLPTMPGNTGRPGLVHRIDKDTSGLLVIAKNEWAMTFLAKQFFDHSIHRKYTALVWGDIEVDGTVTGYIGRNLKDRRIMDMYDTEDKGKWSVTHYKVLERLGYVTLIECELETGRTHQIRAHMKSIGHPLFSDELYGGSKILKGTVFNKYKQFVSNCFELLPRQALHAKSLGFVHPKTKQTVSFEAALPADFQQALEKWRAYSNMMDQQA; from the coding sequence ATGGCAGAAGAAATAGATTTTCAAGATCAAGAAGAAAGAGAGCTTTTTGAACATTTAAGGATAGAAGCAGATAAAGGACAAGCTTTGTTGCGCTTGGATAAGTTCTTGATGAACAGGGTAGAAAATACCTCGAGAAACCGTATTCAGACTGCGATAGATGCAGAGTCTGTATTGGTGAATGGGAAGATTGCGAAAGCCAGTTACAAAATAAAGCCACTGGATGTAGTGACGATGGTGCTGCCTGATCCGCCCCGCGATATGGAGGTTTATCCGGAAAACATTCCGCTAAACATTGCCTACGAAGACGATGATGTATTAATCGTTAACAAAGAGCCGGGTATGGTGGTGCATCCGGGATATAATAATTACACAGGTACGCTGGTCAATGCATTGACTTACCATTTAAGCCAATTGCCAACGATGCCCGGTAACACCGGTCGACCAGGTTTGGTGCATCGAATTGATAAAGATACGTCTGGACTATTGGTTATCGCTAAAAACGAATGGGCGATGACATTTCTGGCGAAGCAATTTTTTGATCACAGCATTCACCGGAAATATACGGCTTTGGTGTGGGGTGATATTGAAGTAGATGGCACTGTGACCGGTTATATTGGTAGAAACTTAAAAGATCGTCGTATCATGGATATGTATGATACGGAAGATAAAGGTAAATGGTCGGTAACGCATTACAAAGTGCTCGAGCGCTTAGGCTATGTTACGTTGATCGAATGCGAGCTGGAAACCGGACGTACGCACCAAATTCGTGCACACATGAAGTCGATAGGTCATCCGTTGTTTTCGGATGAGCTCTATGGCGGTAGCAAGATTTTAAAAGGAACGGTTTTCAATAAGTATAAACAGTTTGTAAGCAACTGTTTTGAGCTATTACCTCGGCAAGCACTTCATGCTAAATCGCTAGGATTTGTGCATCCCAAAACAAAACAAACAGTATCTTTTGAAGCGGCATTGCCGGCAGATTTTCAGCAAGCATTGGAAAAGTGGCGAGCTTATTCAAATATGATGGATCAGCAGGCCTAA
- the trxA gene encoding thioredoxin, with amino-acid sequence MATFSDIIKQHPLVLVDFSATWCGPCQALAPILKELKQHYGASISIVKIDVDKNNSLASSYQVQGVPTMILFREGQQVWRQSGVLTLPQLINVVDAQR; translated from the coding sequence ATGGCAACTTTTAGTGATATTATAAAGCAGCATCCGCTAGTTCTGGTAGATTTTTCGGCGACTTGGTGCGGTCCTTGCCAAGCGTTGGCGCCGATCTTAAAGGAGCTGAAACAACATTACGGTGCGTCGATTTCGATTGTGAAGATCGACGTCGATAAAAACAATAGTCTGGCCTCCAGCTATCAGGTGCAGGGCGTACCGACCATGATTTTGTTTCGTGAAGGACAGCAGGTATGGCGACAAAGCGGCGTGCTTACGCTACCACAGCTTATTAATGTGGTAGATGCGCAACGTTAG